The following coding sequences are from one Scomber scombrus chromosome 20, fScoSco1.1, whole genome shotgun sequence window:
- the enosf1 gene encoding mitochondrial enolase superfamily member 1 isoform X1, with the protein MLHKIINLTVRDVRFPTSLEQHGSDAMHTDPDYSAAYVLLHTDCGLTGFGLTFTLGKGTEIVVCAVEALAPLVIGKTLEEIVSDFRGFYRLLTSDGQMRWLGPEKGVIQLATAAVLNAVWDLWARAEGKPLWKLLADMDPKQIVSCIDFRYITDVLTEDEALDLLLKAQEGKQQREDQMLREGYPAYTTSCAWLGYPDQQLKQLCTDALKTGWSRFKVKVGADLEDDIRRCRLIREMIGPNNTLMIDANQRWDVADAISWVRSLAEFKPLWIEEPTSPDDILGHAAISMALAPLGIGVATGEQCHNRVMFKQFLQASALQFVQIDSCRLGSVNENLAVLLMAHKFKVPVCPHAGGVGLCELVQHLILFDYICVSADLSNRMCEYVDHLHEHFTCPVVIRDAHYIPPKAAGYSCEMLEASVQRHRYPDGDVWKSLHMKK; encoded by the exons ATGTTGCataaaattattaatttaacagTGAGGGATGTTAGATTTCCAACATCTCTGGAGCAGCATGGCTCAGACGCGATG caCACAGATCCGGATTATTCAGCCGCCTATGTGCTCCTCCACACGGACTGTGGACTGACAGGTTTCGGCCTTACTTTCACTTTGGGGAAAGGCACAGAGATAG TGGTTTGTGCTGTGGAGGCTCTGGCACCGCTCGTCATCGGGAAAACTTTGGAGGAGATCGTGAGCGACTTCCGTGGATTTTATCGCCTCCTGACCAGCGACGGCCAGATGAGATGG CTCGGCCCGGAGAAAGGAGTGATCCAGTTGGCTACGGCTGCGGTGCTGAACGCTGTGTGGGACCTGTGGGCGAGAGCGGAGGGCAAG CCGCTGTGGAAGCTGCTGGCTGACATG gatcCGAAGCAGATTGTTTCATGCATTGACTTCAGATACATCACTGATGTTCTAACAGAGGACGAAGCTTTAG acCTGCTGCTGAAAGCTCAGGAGGGGAAGCAGCAGAGAG AGGATCAGATGCTGAGGGAAGGTTATCCTGCTTACACCACTTCCTGCGCTTGGCTCGGATACCCGGACCAGCAGCTCAAACAG ctCTGCACAGATGCTCTTAAGACTGGTTGGAGCAGGTTTAAGGTGAAGGTTGGCGCCGATCTAGAGGACGATATCCGCAGGTGTCGTCTCATAAGAGAAATGATCGGACCCAATAACACTCTG ATGATCGATGCCAACCAGAGATGGGACGTAGCCGACGCTATCAGCTGGGTGAGAAGTCTGGCTGAGTTCAAACCTCTTTGGATCGAGGAGCCGACGTCTCCAGATGACATCCTGGGTCACGCTGCTATATCtatg GCTTTGGCTCCACTCGGGATCGGCGTGGCAACGGGAGAGCAG TGTCACAACCGGGTGATGTTTAAGCAGTTCCTCCAGGCCTCGGCCCTGCAGTTCGTCCAGATAGACAGCTGCCGGCTGGGCAGCGTCAACGAGAACCTGGCCGTGCTGCTGATGGCTCACAAGTTCAAAG TGCCGGTTTGTCCTCACGCTGGAGGAGTCGGCCTCTGTGAGCTCGTCCAGCATCTGATTCTGTTCGACTACATCTGTGTGTCAGCGGACCTCAGTAACCG AATGTGTGAATACGTCGACCATCTGCACGAACACTTCACTTGTCCCGTGGTGATTCGTGACGCTCACTACATTCCCCCGAAG gCTGCAGGATATTCTTGTGAGATGCTCGAAGCGTCAGTGCAGAGACATCGGTACCCTGACGGAGACGTATGGAAATCTCTGCACATGAAGAAATGA
- the LOC134002132 gene encoding clusterin-like protein 1, with translation MKELLFQIICITVVLLCAAASPPLSEDTLKNLSDAGEQYVNEEIKRALLGVKQMKEMMERKEEKHRHLMDALRHSNDKTKGAMQLARETEQKLKEAEWQCQDLTKSTFEECRPCLEDTCKTFFTSVCRRGFTSFSFQVEEFFRKMASQLEETDHVYNQNEEHAGGTDSVQIQVAEDKADLELLQADTSFNQLLSNTSLLHNQSVHLVKKMQDEFGNTFLAAFTTELQPSSLSGMQSGSSAGFFRTVGLDHILDSVYDFGRNVLEEFSSTVADVFEEIEEAEEYFQQSGREAGSVPGFGQSQSRHLCKRLRRQASECWQLQGLCETCEEYLLKECPTVQQLHSEMEEMYMLLNASRQQYDDRLQLVKRHTADTQRWLSKMDDKYGWVSQLSNSTVGPNNIFSVITVDPQQMKTNTPKSDSSVVVTILDSAPITVLVPADLEVDDPIFMQYVAQEALTLHKQQLSVFLNAGMQ, from the exons ATGAAGGAGCTGCTTTTTCAAATAATCTGCATCACTGTAGTCCTGCTCTGTGCTGCGGCCTCTCCTCCACTGAGTGAGGACACGCTGAAAA ACCTGTCCGATGCAGGGGAGCAGTATGTCAacgaggaaataaagagagctTTACTCGGGGTGAAGCAGATGAAGGaaatgatggagaggaaagaagagaagcaCAGACATCTCATGGACGCATTGAGACACAGCAACGACAAGACGAAG GGGGCAATGCAGCTGGCGAGGGAAACAGAGCAGAAACTCAAGGAGGCTGAATGGCAGTGTCAAGATTTAACCAAATCAACCTTTGAGGAGTGTCGTCCTTGTCTTGAAGACACTTGTAAGACATTCTTCACCTCAGTGTGTCGACGTGGTTTCACCTCTTTTTCATTCCAG GTGGAGGAGTTTTTCAGAAAAATGGCGTCCCAGCTGGAAGAAACCGATCATGTTTACAATCAAAACGAAGAGCACGCAGGTGGAACCGACTCAGTTCAGATCCAGGTCGCAGAAGACAAAGCCGACCTGGAGCTGCTGCAGGCCGACACATCGTTCAACCAGCTGCTGTCAAACACCAGCCTCCTGCACAACCAGAGCGTCCATCTGGTCAAGAAGATGCAAGACGAGTTCGGGAATACCTTCTTGGCGGCCTTCACGACTGAGCTGCAGCCCAGTTCTCTTTCGGGCATGCAGAGCGGCTCGAGTGCCGGCTTCTTCAGGACCGTCGGCCTGGATCACATCCTGGACTCGGTGTATGACTTTGGGAGGAATGTGCTGGAGGAATTCAGCTCCACGGTAGCTGATGTGTTTGAGGAGATAGAAGAGGCTGAGGAGTATTTTCAGCAATCAGGCAGAG AAGCAGGCTCAGTTCCTGGTTTTGGACAGTCCCAGAGCAGACATCTGTGCAAACGACTCCGCAGGCAAGCATCAGAGTGCTGGCAGCTCCAAGGCTTGTGCGAGACATGTGAGGAATATCTGTTAAAAG AGTGTCCCACTGTGCAGCAGTTGCACTCTGAGATGGAGGAGATGTACATGCTGCTGAACGCCTCCCGTCAGCAGTACGACGACAGGCTGCAGCTGGTCAAGAGACACACGGCAGACACGCAGAGGTGGCTCAGCAAAATGGATGACAAGTACGGCTGGGTCAGCCAGCTGTCTAACAGCACAGTGGGACCAAACAACATCTTCAGTGTGATCACG gtggATCCACAGCAGATGAAGACTAACACACCTAAATCTGACAGCAGTGTGGTTGTAACCATACTGGACTCCGCCCCGATAACCGTCTTGGTCCCTGCAGATCTGGAGGTGGATGACCCCATTTTCATGCAGTATGTGGCCCAGGAGGCTCTGACGCTCCATAAACAGCAGTTATCTGTTTTTCTCAACGCAGGAATGCAGTAA
- the enosf1 gene encoding mitochondrial enolase superfamily member 1 isoform X2, with protein MHTDPDYSAAYVLLHTDCGLTGFGLTFTLGKGTEIVVCAVEALAPLVIGKTLEEIVSDFRGFYRLLTSDGQMRWLGPEKGVIQLATAAVLNAVWDLWARAEGKPLWKLLADMDPKQIVSCIDFRYITDVLTEDEALDLLLKAQEGKQQREDQMLREGYPAYTTSCAWLGYPDQQLKQLCTDALKTGWSRFKVKVGADLEDDIRRCRLIREMIGPNNTLMIDANQRWDVADAISWVRSLAEFKPLWIEEPTSPDDILGHAAISMALAPLGIGVATGEQCHNRVMFKQFLQASALQFVQIDSCRLGSVNENLAVLLMAHKFKVPVCPHAGGVGLCELVQHLILFDYICVSADLSNRMCEYVDHLHEHFTCPVVIRDAHYIPPKAAGYSCEMLEASVQRHRYPDGDVWKSLHMKK; from the exons ATG caCACAGATCCGGATTATTCAGCCGCCTATGTGCTCCTCCACACGGACTGTGGACTGACAGGTTTCGGCCTTACTTTCACTTTGGGGAAAGGCACAGAGATAG TGGTTTGTGCTGTGGAGGCTCTGGCACCGCTCGTCATCGGGAAAACTTTGGAGGAGATCGTGAGCGACTTCCGTGGATTTTATCGCCTCCTGACCAGCGACGGCCAGATGAGATGG CTCGGCCCGGAGAAAGGAGTGATCCAGTTGGCTACGGCTGCGGTGCTGAACGCTGTGTGGGACCTGTGGGCGAGAGCGGAGGGCAAG CCGCTGTGGAAGCTGCTGGCTGACATG gatcCGAAGCAGATTGTTTCATGCATTGACTTCAGATACATCACTGATGTTCTAACAGAGGACGAAGCTTTAG acCTGCTGCTGAAAGCTCAGGAGGGGAAGCAGCAGAGAG AGGATCAGATGCTGAGGGAAGGTTATCCTGCTTACACCACTTCCTGCGCTTGGCTCGGATACCCGGACCAGCAGCTCAAACAG ctCTGCACAGATGCTCTTAAGACTGGTTGGAGCAGGTTTAAGGTGAAGGTTGGCGCCGATCTAGAGGACGATATCCGCAGGTGTCGTCTCATAAGAGAAATGATCGGACCCAATAACACTCTG ATGATCGATGCCAACCAGAGATGGGACGTAGCCGACGCTATCAGCTGGGTGAGAAGTCTGGCTGAGTTCAAACCTCTTTGGATCGAGGAGCCGACGTCTCCAGATGACATCCTGGGTCACGCTGCTATATCtatg GCTTTGGCTCCACTCGGGATCGGCGTGGCAACGGGAGAGCAG TGTCACAACCGGGTGATGTTTAAGCAGTTCCTCCAGGCCTCGGCCCTGCAGTTCGTCCAGATAGACAGCTGCCGGCTGGGCAGCGTCAACGAGAACCTGGCCGTGCTGCTGATGGCTCACAAGTTCAAAG TGCCGGTTTGTCCTCACGCTGGAGGAGTCGGCCTCTGTGAGCTCGTCCAGCATCTGATTCTGTTCGACTACATCTGTGTGTCAGCGGACCTCAGTAACCG AATGTGTGAATACGTCGACCATCTGCACGAACACTTCACTTGTCCCGTGGTGATTCGTGACGCTCACTACATTCCCCCGAAG gCTGCAGGATATTCTTGTGAGATGCTCGAAGCGTCAGTGCAGAGACATCGGTACCCTGACGGAGACGTATGGAAATCTCTGCACATGAAGAAATGA
- the tyms gene encoding thymidylate synthase: MPATSEIHTEDLHRGADPEKQKGTQTEEEKKENKKSSFGLFCDEQGYLDQIEYIMQQGLRKGDRTGTGVVSVFGSQARYSLRDQFPLLTTKRVFWRGILEELLWFIKGSTNAKELSEKGVKIWDANGSRDFLDKSGFTDREEGDLGPVYGFQWRHFGAEYTNMHADYTGQGVDQLQKVIDTIKKNPEDRRIIMCAWNPKDLPFMALPPCHALCQFYVCDGELSCQLYQRSGDMGLGVPFNIASYALLTYMIAHITGLKPGDFVHTLGDAHIYINHIEPLKVQLQREIRPFPKLKILRKVESIDDFCAEDFEICDYNPHPSIKMQMAV; the protein is encoded by the exons ATGCCTGCTACTTCAGAGATACATACCGAGGATCTGCACCGAGGGGCCGACCCGGAGAAGCAGAAAGGCAcccagacagaggaggagaagaaggagaataaGAAGAGCtcgtttggtttattttgtgaTGAACAAGGTTATCTGGATCAGATTGAATATATTATGCAGCAGGGCCTCAGGAAGGGGGATCGCACCGGGACAGGGGTCGTGTCTGTGTTTGGCTCTCAGGCCAGATACAGTCTCCGAG ATCAGTTTCCGCTGCTGACGACCAAGAGAGTCTTTTGGAGAGGAATCCTTGAAGAGTTGCTTTGGTTTATCAAG GGATCCACGAATGCTAAGGAGCTGTCGGAGAAAGGAGTGAAGATTTGGGATGCCAACGGCTCGCGGGACTTCCTGGACAAGAGCGGGTTCACAGACCGAGAGGAGGGCGACCTCGGACCCGTGTACGGTTTCCAGTGGAGGCACTTTGGAGCCGagtacacaaacatgcacgcag ATTACACAGGACAAGGTGTCGACCAGCTGCAGAAAGTCATCGACACCATCAAGAAGAACCCAGAGGACAGACGGATCATCATGTGCGCCTGGAATCCCAAAG ACCTGCCCTTCATGGCTCTGCCTCCCTGTCACGCTCTGTGTCAGTTCTACGTGTGCGACGGCGAGCTGTCGTGTCAGCTGTACCAGCGCTCGGGCGACATGGGCCTCGGAGTGCCGTTCAACATCGCCAGCTACGCTCTGCTCACCTACATGATCGCACACATCACGGGACTCAAG CCTGGCGACTTTGTTCACACCCTGGGAGACGCTCACATCTACATCAACCACATCGAACCTCTTAAAGTACAG CTCCAGAGAGAGATCAGACCTTTCCCCAAACTGAAGATCCTGAGAAAAGTGGAGAGCATCGACGATTTCTGCGCAGAAGACTTTGAAATCTGTGACTATAaccctcatccctccatcaaGATGCAGATGGCTGTTTAA